Genomic DNA from Trueperaceae bacterium:
CCGCCCCCGACGACGCCGACGCCAAGGCCCGCCTCGAGGCGCTCCGCAGCGCCGCCGCCGAGGTCGCGCCCGCCGGCCTGCACCGCTTCGCCATCCGGACGCCGGAGCGGGCCCACCTGCTGCTGGTCCGCGGCCCCGACGCGGACGACGTCGACCTGCGCCCGGCGTTCGAGGCGGCGATCGCGCAGGTCGGGGGGCGCGGTGGGGGACCGCCCCACCGGGTGCAGGGCGCCGGCCCGACGCCGGCCGCCGCCCCCGCCGCCCTCGACGCGGCCGACGCCGCCCTTCCCGACGTCGACGCT
This window encodes:
- a CDS encoding DHHA1 domain-containing protein, which codes for APDDADAKARLEALRSAAAEVAPAGLHRFAIRTPERAHLLLVRGPDADDVDLRPAFEAAIAQVGGRGGGPPHRVQGAGPTPAAAPAALDAADAALPDVDAP